Proteins from a genomic interval of Lolium perenne isolate Kyuss_39 chromosome 1, Kyuss_2.0, whole genome shotgun sequence:
- the LOC127334955 gene encoding uncharacterized protein, with amino-acid sequence MASAPSSVVAGDEKSTTENYRILVHGTTYIDVVYTNEAVTVDRILRMYEGWLDEDEDRFKFVGLDLEYDSSGHKLADQCPHLLTFLKHKQYTFTSVDKRNDTKFLRAVGLHVPEERHIDIQDIFKIKGQPQAGMADLAAKLIDPMFANMKKEFKYNRLMKEGHDFWECKPLSWMNLEYAAIDGYLSYEIYNKIYTVNEGQAHLQRSDHICPRCKNQDESSSMTKRKKQALE; translated from the exons ATGGCATCTGCCCCTTCCTCCGTCGTGGCCGGAGACGAGAAGTCCACGACGGAGAATTACCGCATCCTTGTGCACGGGACGACATATATCGACGTCGTCTACACCAATGAGGCGGTGACTGTTGATAGAATTCTTCGTATGTACGAGGGTTGgctcgacgaggacgaggacaggTTCAAGTTCGTTGGTCTGGATCTCGAGTATGACTCTAGCGGACACAAGTTGGCG GATCAATGTCCGCACCTACTGACTTTTCTCAAGCACAAGCAATACACTTTTACAAGTGTTGATAAAAGAAATGACACAAAATTTCTTCGTGCGGTCGGTCTTCATGTTCCAGAAGAGAGACACATCGACATCCAGGACATTTTCAAGATTAAAGGTCAACCGCAGGCTGGAATGGCTGATCTTGCAGCAAAGCTCATTGATCCTATGTTTGCCAACATGAAGAAGGAGTTCAAGTACAACCGGCTAATGAAGGAAGGGCATGATTTCTGGGAATGCAAGCCACTATCCTGGATGAACCTCGAGTACGCAGCTATTGACGGCTATCTCAGCTATGAGATATACAACAAGATCTACACGGTGAACGAGGGACAAGCTCACCTCCAGAGATCAGACCACATCTGCCCCAGATGCAAAAATCAGGATGAATCTTCATCCATGACCAAGCGTAAGAAGCAAGCCTTGGAGTGA